The proteins below are encoded in one region of Pseudomonas putida S13.1.2:
- a CDS encoding shikimate 5-dehydrogenase produces MSTTPSRDTVLCISLAGRPGTFGVRFHNHLYQQLGLDFYYKAMRTDDLPAAVAGIRALGIRGCGVSMPYKEACMALVDEIDPSAAAIESVNTLVNTDGHLKAYNTDYLAVRQLLARHQVDPGTAFALRGSGGMAKAVASALRDAGFAEGIIVARNEQAGRQLADVCGYRWLPELGDICPPMLVNVTPIGMAGGRETEELAFSDNAIAAAERVFDVVAMPAQTPLIRRAQALGKPVITGLEVIALQALEQFVLYTGIRPTRAQVDAAVAYARQI; encoded by the coding sequence ATGTCGACAACTCCAAGCAGGGATACCGTGCTGTGCATATCCCTGGCCGGCCGCCCCGGCACCTTCGGCGTGCGCTTTCACAACCACCTGTACCAGCAGCTGGGCCTGGACTTTTACTACAAGGCCATGCGCACCGATGACCTGCCGGCGGCGGTGGCGGGTATCCGCGCTCTGGGTATCCGCGGCTGCGGCGTGTCAATGCCCTACAAGGAGGCCTGTATGGCGCTGGTGGACGAAATCGACCCGTCGGCGGCGGCCATCGAGTCGGTCAATACCTTGGTCAATACCGACGGCCACCTGAAGGCCTACAACACCGATTACCTGGCCGTGCGCCAATTGCTGGCACGGCATCAGGTCGATCCGGGCACCGCTTTCGCCCTGCGTGGCAGTGGTGGCATGGCCAAGGCCGTGGCCAGCGCCCTGCGCGATGCGGGCTTTGCCGAAGGCATCATCGTTGCGCGCAACGAGCAGGCCGGTCGGCAGCTGGCAGATGTGTGTGGTTATCGCTGGCTGCCTGAGTTGGGCGATATCTGCCCGCCGATGCTGGTGAACGTGACGCCGATTGGTATGGCAGGCGGGCGGGAGACCGAGGAGCTGGCGTTTTCCGATAACGCCATAGCAGCGGCGGAGCGGGTGTTCGATGTGGTGGCGATGCCAGCGCAGACACCGTTGATTCGCCGGGCGCAGGCGTTGGGCAAGCCGGTGATCACCGGGTTGGAGGTCATTGCGCTGCAGGCGCTGGAGCAGTTTGTGCTGTACACGGGTATCAGGCCGACGCGGGCGCAGGTGGATGCCGCAGTAGCTTACGCCCGGCAGATCTAG
- the gloA gene encoding lactoylglutathione lyase encodes MSLHDLQTLPGVTTQPDAATAQFVFNHTMLRVKDIEKSLDFYTRVLGFRVVDKRDFPEAAFSLYFLALVDPAQIPADDAARHQWMKSIPGVLELTHNHGTESDAEFAYHNGNTDPRGFGHICISVPDVRAACARFEALEVPFQKRLQDGRMNHLAFVKDPDGYWVEVIQPTELKG; translated from the coding sequence ATGAGCCTGCACGATCTGCAAACCCTGCCTGGCGTCACCACCCAACCGGATGCCGCTACCGCACAATTCGTCTTCAACCACACCATGCTGCGGGTCAAGGATATCGAGAAGTCGCTGGACTTCTACACCCGCGTGCTGGGCTTTCGCGTAGTCGACAAGCGCGACTTTCCCGAAGCCGCCTTCAGCCTGTACTTCCTGGCCCTGGTCGACCCGGCGCAGATTCCCGCCGATGACGCAGCACGCCACCAGTGGATGAAGTCCATCCCTGGCGTACTGGAGCTGACCCACAACCACGGCACCGAAAGCGATGCCGAGTTCGCCTACCACAACGGCAACACCGACCCGCGCGGGTTTGGCCACATCTGCATCTCGGTGCCGGACGTGCGCGCCGCCTGTGCGCGCTTCGAAGCACTGGAAGTGCCCTTCCAGAAACGCCTGCAGGACGGGCGCATGAACCACCTGGCCTTCGTCAAGGACCCGGACGGTTACTGGGTAGAAGTGATCCAGCCGACCGAGCTCAAAGGCTAA
- a CDS encoding histone-like nucleoid-structuring protein, MvaT/MvaU family: MSRLAEFRAAEKALQEQMAQLEALKKDAGLKREIEFEQKLVGLMKSYDKSLRDIIAILDPKAVGRATSPAPKQQRRPRVVKVYQNPHTGERIETKGGNHRGLKAWKEQYGGATVESWVR; encoded by the coding sequence GTGTCCAGACTTGCAGAGTTTCGTGCTGCCGAAAAAGCGCTCCAGGAGCAGATGGCGCAACTGGAGGCGTTGAAAAAGGATGCCGGCCTCAAACGCGAAATCGAATTCGAGCAGAAACTAGTCGGCCTGATGAAAAGCTACGACAAGAGCCTGCGCGATATCATCGCCATCCTCGACCCCAAGGCGGTGGGCAGGGCTACCAGCCCAGCGCCCAAGCAACAGCGCCGCCCGCGGGTGGTAAAAGTTTATCAAAACCCGCACACCGGCGAGCGGATCGAGACCAAGGGCGGCAACCACCGTGGCCTCAAGGCCTGGAAAGAACAGTACGGAGGCGCCACGGTAGAAAGTTGGGTACGCTGA
- a CDS encoding OprD family porin has protein sequence MFAPFPLTHGRRVAGLFLLCAGANAQAAGFLEDSSAKLEARNVYFNRDFRDGHSSSSQGASKREEWAQGFILNVQSGYTQGPVGFGVDALGMFGFKLDSSPADSNSGLLPSSGHDPRHSADQYAKMGLAAKVKVSNTVLKYGSMMPDVPLLKYNDGRLLPTLFHGAMLTSEEVRDLKFTLARLDKYTARDSTDRQDIRVHCKNKRYACDIEADHFDLAGVDYRFNERISAQYQVAKLENIYRQHFLGLVASQPLAVGSLSADLRMIKSDDIGNARAGAIDHRAFSGMLGYSLGGHKISAGWQRMYGDSAMPYLDGSNPYLVNYAQVNDFAAAQERSWQVRYDYDFKALGVPGLTFFTRYINGDNIKVPGSSAEGQEWERDTEFKYQVQSGTFKDVSVRLRNSTYRSNYEKWARDMDETRVIVSYNFSIF, from the coding sequence ATGTTTGCCCCTTTTCCCCTCACCCACGGGCGCCGTGTTGCCGGCCTGTTTCTCTTGTGTGCCGGTGCCAACGCCCAGGCTGCCGGTTTTCTTGAAGACAGCAGTGCCAAGCTTGAAGCACGCAACGTCTATTTCAATCGGGATTTTCGTGACGGCCACAGCAGTTCCAGCCAAGGTGCGTCCAAGCGGGAAGAATGGGCACAAGGTTTCATCCTTAATGTGCAGTCGGGTTATACCCAGGGGCCGGTAGGTTTCGGCGTGGATGCACTGGGCATGTTCGGCTTCAAACTGGACTCCAGCCCGGCGGACAGTAACAGCGGCTTGCTACCTTCTTCCGGGCATGATCCTCGGCACTCGGCTGACCAGTACGCGAAGATGGGGCTGGCGGCCAAGGTCAAGGTGTCCAATACCGTACTCAAGTACGGCTCGATGATGCCGGATGTGCCCTTGCTCAAATACAACGATGGCCGCCTGCTGCCTACCCTGTTCCATGGCGCCATGCTCACTTCTGAGGAAGTGCGCGACTTGAAGTTCACCCTGGCCCGTCTGGACAAATACACCGCGCGGGATTCTACCGATCGCCAGGACATTCGCGTGCACTGCAAGAACAAGCGCTATGCCTGCGATATCGAAGCCGACCACTTCGACCTGGCGGGTGTCGATTACCGCTTCAACGAGCGAATCAGTGCCCAATATCAGGTGGCCAAGCTGGAAAATATCTACCGCCAGCACTTTCTCGGCCTGGTGGCCAGCCAGCCGTTGGCGGTGGGCAGCCTGTCTGCCGACCTGCGCATGATCAAGAGTGATGACATTGGCAACGCTCGCGCCGGTGCAATCGACCATCGCGCCTTCAGCGGCATGCTCGGCTACAGCCTGGGTGGCCACAAGATCAGTGCGGGCTGGCAGCGGATGTATGGCGACAGCGCCATGCCGTACCTGGATGGCAGCAACCCGTACCTGGTCAACTATGCCCAGGTCAACGACTTCGCCGCCGCTCAGGAGCGTTCCTGGCAGGTGCGTTATGACTACGACTTCAAGGCGCTGGGTGTCCCCGGCCTGACCTTCTTCACCCGTTACATCAACGGCGACAATATCAAGGTGCCGGGCAGCAGCGCCGAAGGCCAGGAATGGGAACGCGACACCGAGTTCAAGTACCAGGTGCAAAGTGGCACTTTCAAGGATGTCAGCGTGCGCCTGCGTAATTCCACTTACCGGAGCAATTATGAAAAGTGGGCGCGTGACATGGATGAAACACGGGTCATTGTCAGCTACAACTTCTCGATCTTCTAA
- the cobF gene encoding precorrin-6A synthase (deacetylating), translating into MKDLLLIGIGAGDPRQITYEAVDALRSACVFFVLDKGSDKDELVRLRKAIVQHYRPEGGYRLVQVADPLRDGQADDYLGAVQDWHRQRAALYAQLIEQEIGDGETGAFLLWGEPTLYDSTLRILDLVRESGVALRLQIIPGISSVQALAARHQVPLNRIGEPLTVLPGRRLAGHGPIDNVVVMLDGQCAFAQLDDPELVIYWGAYLGTEDEVLIAGPLQAVKARILAVREQQRRRKGWIMDTYLLRREL; encoded by the coding sequence ATGAAAGACCTGTTGTTGATCGGTATTGGCGCGGGTGACCCGCGCCAGATCACGTATGAAGCCGTTGATGCGCTGCGTAGCGCTTGTGTGTTCTTCGTGCTCGACAAGGGCAGCGACAAGGATGAACTGGTACGCCTGCGCAAGGCCATTGTGCAACATTACCGTCCCGAAGGTGGCTATCGCCTGGTGCAGGTGGCCGACCCCCTGCGCGATGGCCAGGCGGATGACTACCTTGGCGCGGTGCAGGACTGGCACCGGCAGCGTGCTGCGCTGTACGCCCAGCTGATCGAGCAAGAGATTGGCGATGGGGAAACCGGCGCTTTTCTGCTGTGGGGCGAGCCGACCCTGTACGACAGCACTCTGCGTATTCTCGATCTGGTCCGCGAAAGCGGCGTGGCGCTGCGCCTGCAGATAATCCCTGGCATCAGCAGTGTGCAGGCGCTGGCGGCGCGTCACCAGGTGCCGCTCAACCGCATCGGCGAGCCGCTGACCGTGCTGCCAGGGCGGCGCCTGGCCGGGCACGGGCCTATCGACAACGTGGTGGTGATGCTCGATGGGCAATGCGCGTTTGCCCAGCTCGATGACCCAGAGTTGGTGATCTACTGGGGCGCTTACCTGGGGACCGAGGATGAAGTGCTGATTGCCGGGCCGTTGCAGGCGGTGAAGGCACGGATACTGGCAGTGCGTGAGCAGCAGAGGCGGCGCAAGGGGTGGATCATGGATACCTATCTGTTGCGCAGGGAGCTGTGA
- a CDS encoding response regulator: MHLLVVEDDDIVRMLMVEVLDELGYTVIEAQDAAAALRVLEDPSQTLALMMTDVGLPDMRGEVLAGKARELRPLLPVLFASGYADSINVPEGMHLIGKPFSIDQLRDKVVAILGNP, translated from the coding sequence ATGCATCTTCTTGTAGTCGAAGACGACGACATCGTACGCATGCTGATGGTCGAAGTGCTCGACGAGTTGGGCTACACGGTCATTGAGGCACAAGACGCCGCAGCCGCCCTGCGGGTGCTCGAAGACCCGAGCCAGACACTGGCACTGATGATGACCGATGTGGGTTTGCCGGACATGCGTGGCGAGGTGCTGGCAGGCAAAGCGCGCGAGCTGCGGCCACTGCTGCCCGTGCTGTTCGCCAGTGGCTATGCCGACAGCATCAATGTGCCTGAGGGCATGCACCTGATCGGCAAGCCGTTCAGCATCGACCAGTTGCGCGACAAGGTGGTGGCCATTCTGGGTAACCCTTGA
- a CDS encoding response regulator: protein MIQAASMDQRSFRKLLSRNIGLPLGVGLLGAVAFVAVINYLLSAMQWVEHTDRVIGNANETVKLSIDMETGMRGFLITGDERFLDPYEVAKPRILGSLQSLRGMVEDNPQQVDRIDRLIALQQAWNDFGNEMITLRRSQGDYQASIGNGRGKRITDEIRKEFDGLISTEQQLRMARNEKVSSVTVTAISAFVLFIVSLSALLAYLGRRDLLALSTSYDENLQAQQRSAQRLEQQAWLRNGQTQLAQQVLGQLTLPMLGDNILRFFASYLGSVVGAVYVRDEHGRLVRVACYGLGAEEQAREQIRLDHDGLLAQAVREGRLLRLDDLPEDFYRLSSGLGSGLPRSALLMPATEDGQINGVIELGFLRPLEERDEELLERVGGNLGMSIESARYRQRLQEVLAETQQLNEELQVQQEELKTANEELEEQSRVLKESQAHLETQQAELEQTNEQLSERTDALDRKNDELGRAQLELQARADDLQRSSKYKSEFLANMSHELRTPLNSSLILAKLLAENGEGNLSEEQVKFAESIYSAGNDLLNLINDILDIAKVEAGKLEVRPETTQVERLAEGLRGMFQPLAGHKGLAFEVKVEPQVPATLFTDRQRLEQILKNLLSNAIKFTERGQVSMNVSFQAGSGIVFAVRDSGIGIAADQQQAIFGAFHQVDGTSNRRYGGTGLGLSISRDLAHLLGGQINVDSTPGQGSVFSLILPERYAAEAEDIEPQSLRPAVDALPPAPQVPVAAAAMRPAPTFADDRERAPFDTRCILVIEDEPNFARILFDLAHELGYSCLVAHGADEGFELAAQYIPDAILLDMRLPDHSGLTVLQRLKEQAGTRHIPVHIISVEDRVEAAMHMGAVGYAVKPTSREELKEVFARLEAKLTQKLKHILLVEDDDLQRESIARLIGDDDIEITAVAMAQDALALLRENIYDCMIIDLKLPDMLGNELLKRMTAEDIRSFPPVIVYTGRNLTREEEADLLKYSRSIIIKGARSPERLLDEVTLFLHKVESQLSNERQRMLKTARSRDKVFEGRKVLLVDDDVRNIFALTSALEHKGAIVEIGRNGREAIERLEQHDDIDLVLMDVMMPEMDGFEATRLIRQQARWRKLPIIAVTAKAMKDDQQRCLQAGANDYLAKPIDLDRLFSLIRVWLPQLERI, encoded by the coding sequence ATGATTCAAGCAGCCTCGATGGACCAGCGAAGCTTTCGCAAGCTGTTGAGCCGCAACATCGGCCTCCCCCTGGGGGTGGGCCTGCTGGGGGCCGTGGCCTTCGTCGCGGTAATCAACTACCTGCTTTCGGCCATGCAGTGGGTCGAGCACACCGACCGGGTGATCGGCAATGCCAACGAAACGGTCAAGCTGTCGATCGACATGGAAACCGGCATGCGCGGGTTTCTGATCACGGGTGACGAGCGTTTTCTTGACCCCTACGAGGTAGCCAAGCCACGTATTCTCGGCAGCCTGCAAAGCCTGCGCGGCATGGTCGAGGACAACCCGCAGCAGGTCGATCGCATCGACCGGCTGATTGCCTTGCAGCAGGCCTGGAACGACTTCGGCAACGAGATGATTACCCTGCGCCGCAGCCAGGGCGATTACCAGGCGTCGATCGGCAATGGCCGGGGCAAGCGCATCACCGATGAAATCCGCAAGGAATTCGACGGCCTGATCAGCACCGAACAACAACTGCGCATGGCCCGTAACGAAAAGGTCAGTTCCGTCACTGTGACGGCGATCTCGGCCTTCGTGCTGTTCATCGTCAGCCTCAGTGCCTTGCTGGCGTATCTGGGCCGTCGAGACCTGCTGGCACTGTCGACCAGCTACGATGAAAACCTTCAGGCCCAGCAACGCTCGGCGCAGCGCCTGGAGCAGCAGGCCTGGTTGCGCAACGGCCAGACCCAGCTGGCTCAGCAGGTGCTCGGGCAACTGACCTTGCCCATGCTCGGCGACAACATCCTGCGCTTCTTCGCTTCTTATCTGGGCAGCGTGGTGGGCGCCGTGTATGTGCGCGACGAGCATGGCCGCCTGGTGCGCGTGGCCTGTTATGGCCTGGGCGCCGAAGAGCAGGCTCGCGAGCAGATCAGGCTGGACCACGACGGCCTGTTGGCCCAGGCGGTACGCGAAGGCCGCCTGTTGCGCCTGGATGACCTGCCAGAAGACTTCTATCGCCTCAGTTCCGGCCTGGGCAGCGGCTTGCCCCGCAGTGCGCTGCTGATGCCGGCTACCGAAGACGGTCAGATCAACGGGGTGATCGAGCTGGGTTTCCTGCGCCCCCTGGAAGAACGCGACGAAGAGCTGCTGGAACGCGTCGGCGGCAACCTCGGCATGTCCATCGAAAGTGCCCGTTATCGTCAGCGCCTGCAGGAAGTGCTGGCCGAAACCCAGCAACTGAATGAAGAGCTGCAGGTGCAACAGGAAGAGCTCAAGACTGCCAACGAAGAGCTCGAAGAGCAGTCGCGGGTGCTCAAGGAGTCCCAGGCCCACCTGGAAACCCAACAGGCCGAGCTGGAGCAGACCAATGAGCAGTTGTCGGAACGCACCGATGCGCTCGACCGCAAGAACGATGAACTGGGCCGGGCGCAGCTGGAATTGCAGGCCCGCGCCGACGACTTGCAGCGCTCGAGCAAGTACAAGTCCGAATTCCTTGCCAACATGTCCCACGAGCTGCGCACGCCGCTAAACAGCTCGCTGATCCTGGCCAAGCTGTTGGCAGAAAACGGCGAAGGCAACCTCAGTGAGGAGCAGGTCAAGTTCGCCGAATCGATCTACTCGGCCGGCAACGACCTGCTCAACCTGATCAACGACATTCTCGACATCGCCAAGGTCGAGGCCGGCAAACTCGAAGTACGCCCCGAGACCACCCAGGTCGAGCGCCTGGCAGAAGGCTTGCGCGGCATGTTCCAGCCGCTTGCCGGCCACAAGGGCCTGGCCTTCGAGGTCAAGGTCGAGCCGCAGGTGCCGGCCACCCTGTTCACGGACCGTCAGCGCCTGGAGCAGATCCTCAAGAACCTGTTGTCCAACGCCATCAAGTTCACCGAGCGTGGCCAGGTCAGCATGAACGTCAGCTTCCAGGCTGGCAGCGGTATCGTGTTCGCCGTGCGCGACAGCGGCATCGGCATTGCTGCCGATCAGCAGCAGGCGATCTTCGGCGCCTTCCATCAGGTCGATGGCACCAGCAACCGCCGCTACGGTGGCACCGGCCTGGGCCTGTCGATTTCCCGGGACCTGGCGCATTTGCTCGGTGGCCAGATAAATGTGGACAGCACCCCTGGCCAGGGCAGTGTGTTCAGCCTGATTCTGCCGGAACGCTACGCCGCCGAGGCTGAAGACATCGAGCCGCAAAGCCTGCGCCCTGCCGTCGACGCGTTGCCGCCTGCACCGCAAGTGCCGGTGGCCGCTGCTGCCATGCGCCCGGCACCGACCTTTGCCGACGACCGCGAGCGGGCACCCTTCGATACCCGTTGCATTCTGGTGATCGAAGACGAGCCCAACTTTGCCCGCATCCTCTTCGACCTTGCGCACGAACTGGGCTATAGCTGCCTGGTGGCTCATGGTGCCGACGAAGGCTTCGAGCTGGCGGCCCAGTACATACCGGATGCCATCCTGCTGGACATGCGCCTGCCCGACCACTCGGGCCTGACCGTGCTGCAGCGCCTCAAGGAGCAGGCCGGCACCCGCCATATCCCGGTGCACATCATTTCGGTGGAAGACCGCGTCGAAGCGGCCATGCACATGGGCGCGGTGGGGTATGCGGTGAAACCCACCAGTCGCGAGGAGCTCAAGGAAGTCTTCGCTCGCCTGGAAGCCAAGCTTACGCAAAAGCTCAAGCATATCCTGCTGGTGGAGGACGACGACCTGCAGCGCGAGAGCATCGCCCGGTTGATTGGCGACGACGATATCGAGATCACTGCCGTGGCCATGGCCCAGGATGCCTTGGCGCTGTTGCGCGAGAACATCTACGACTGCATGATCATCGACCTCAAGCTGCCGGACATGCTCGGCAATGAGCTGCTCAAGCGCATGACCGCCGAGGATATCCGTTCCTTCCCGCCGGTAATCGTGTACACCGGGCGCAACCTGACCCGCGAAGAAGAAGCCGACCTGCTCAAGTACTCGCGTTCGATCATCATCAAGGGCGCGCGTTCGCCGGAGCGCCTGCTCGACGAAGTGACGTTGTTCCTGCACAAGGTAGAATCGCAGCTGTCCAACGAACGCCAGCGCATGCTCAAGACCGCGCGTAGCCGCGACAAGGTGTTCGAAGGGCGCAAGGTGCTGCTGGTGGATGACGACGTGCGTAACATCTTCGCCCTGACCAGTGCCCTGGAGCACAAGGGCGCCATCGTCGAGATTGGCCGTAACGGCCGCGAGGCCATCGAGCGCCTGGAGCAGCATGACGACATCGACCTGGTGCTGATGGACGTGATGATGCCCGAGATGGACGGCTTCGAGGCCACCCGGCTGATCCGCCAGCAGGCGCGCTGGCGCAAGCTGCCGATCATCGCCGTGACCGCCAAGGCCATGAAGGATGACCAGCAGCGTTGCCTGCAGGCCGGAGCCAATGATTACCTGGCCAAACCGATCGACCTGGACCGTTTGTTCTCGTTGATTCGTGTATGGCTGCCGCAACTGGAGCGAATTTGA
- a CDS encoding CheR family methyltransferase has protein sequence MTSERNTDIEIRLLIEAIYLKYSYDFRNYSGASIKRRILHALRQFDCLTVSALQERVLHDPGMFMQLLQYLTIPVSEMFRDPDHFLAVRNEVVPLLRTWPSIKVWIAGCSTGEEVYSMAILLREEGLLERTIIYATDINPHSLDRAKQGIYSMQSMREYEENYRLAGGRRDFTEYYTAAYGNAIMDSSLRDNVTFADHSLATDSVFSETQLVSCRNVLIYFNKELQDRALGLFHESLCHRGFLVLGSKESVDFSAYSDRFEPLVKPERIFRKS, from the coding sequence TTGACTAGCGAACGTAACACCGACATCGAAATCCGCTTGCTGATCGAGGCCATCTACCTCAAGTACAGCTACGATTTCCGCAATTATTCCGGCGCCTCGATCAAGCGCCGGATCCTGCATGCGCTGCGCCAGTTCGATTGCCTGACGGTATCGGCGCTGCAGGAGCGCGTACTGCACGACCCCGGCATGTTCATGCAATTGCTGCAGTACCTGACGATCCCGGTCAGCGAGATGTTCCGCGACCCTGACCACTTCCTTGCCGTGCGCAACGAAGTGGTGCCGCTGCTGCGCACCTGGCCCTCGATCAAGGTCTGGATCGCGGGCTGCAGCACGGGAGAGGAGGTGTATTCCATGGCCATCCTGTTGCGTGAGGAAGGGCTGCTTGAGCGCACCATCATCTACGCCACCGACATCAATCCGCATTCGCTGGACAGGGCCAAGCAGGGCATCTACTCGATGCAGAGCATGCGCGAGTACGAGGAAAACTACCGCCTGGCCGGCGGCCGTCGTGACTTTACCGAGTACTACACAGCGGCCTATGGCAACGCCATCATGGACAGCAGCTTGCGCGACAACGTGACGTTCGCCGATCACAGCCTGGCCACCGACAGCGTGTTCTCCGAGACCCAGCTGGTGTCGTGCCGCAACGTGCTGATCTACTTCAACAAGGAACTGCAGGACCGCGCCCTCGGGCTGTTCCACGAGTCGCTCTGCCACCGGGGTTTCCTGGTGCTGGGCAGCAAGGAGTCGGTGGACTTTTCGGCCTACAGCGACCGGTTCGAGCCGCTGGTCAAGCCCGAACGGATCTTCCGTAAATCATGA